A portion of the Vreelandella subglaciescola genome contains these proteins:
- the lpxB gene encoding lipid-A-disaccharide synthase, which translates to MALTRIYIVAGELSGDILGAGVMRELKARHPGVAFRGIGGPRMLAEGMHSCFALETLSVMGLVEVVKHLPELLRVRRTLKADALAWQPDVMLGIDAPDFNLGLERALRSTGITTAHYVSPSVWAWRQGRVKGIARSVDAMLTLLPFEADFYREHRVPVAFVGHPLADEMPLENDRQAARKALGLTPEALTLAILPGSRASEIRFMGTTFLAAAEALCRRFEALQVVIPAASPARHEALAALLAEHPALAARITLVDGQSREAMVASDAVLLTSGTAALEAMLCHRAMLVAYKMAPATHWLAKRLVKTPWISLPNLIAGEAIVPELIQDAATPETIAESLSAMLDDADERAALEARFATMHAALQRGASARAVDAIEALAAGQSLNQASFNEEPP; encoded by the coding sequence ATGGCGCTTACGCGTATCTACATCGTGGCCGGCGAGCTGTCCGGCGATATTCTCGGCGCTGGTGTGATGCGTGAACTCAAGGCGCGCCACCCCGGCGTCGCGTTTCGTGGCATCGGCGGCCCGCGCATGCTCGCCGAGGGCATGCACAGCTGCTTTGCGCTGGAAACGCTGTCGGTCATGGGGCTGGTGGAGGTGGTCAAGCATCTTCCCGAACTGCTGCGCGTGCGCCGCACCCTGAAAGCCGACGCGCTGGCGTGGCAGCCCGACGTGATGCTGGGCATCGACGCCCCGGATTTCAATCTGGGGCTTGAGCGCGCGCTGCGCAGCACGGGCATCACCACCGCGCACTACGTCAGTCCCTCGGTATGGGCGTGGCGTCAGGGGCGGGTAAAAGGCATTGCCCGTTCGGTCGATGCGATGCTGACCCTGCTGCCTTTCGAGGCCGATTTTTACCGCGAGCACCGCGTGCCGGTGGCGTTTGTCGGCCATCCGCTGGCCGACGAAATGCCGTTGGAGAACGATCGTCAGGCCGCGCGCAAGGCGCTGGGGCTTACGCCCGAGGCGCTGACGCTGGCGATTCTGCCGGGCTCACGGGCAAGCGAAATCCGCTTTATGGGGACGACGTTTCTGGCCGCCGCCGAGGCGCTGTGCCGCCGCTTTGAGGCATTGCAGGTGGTGATTCCCGCAGCCAGCCCCGCTCGGCACGAGGCGCTTGCCGCGCTGTTGGCCGAGCATCCGGCGCTTGCCGCACGGATCACGCTGGTCGACGGTCAGTCCCGCGAAGCGATGGTGGCAAGCGATGCGGTACTGCTGACCTCGGGCACCGCTGCGCTGGAAGCCATGCTTTGCCACCGGGCGATGCTGGTGGCGTATAAAATGGCCCCGGCGACACACTGGCTGGCCAAGCGGCTGGTGAAAACGCCGTGGATTTCGCTGCCCAACCTCATCGCCGGCGAGGCCATCGTGCCCGAGCTGATCCAGGACGCCGCCACGCCCGAGACGATTGCCGAGTCGCTGTCCGCGATGCTGGATGATGCCGATGAGCGCGCCGCGCTGGAGGCACGCTTTGCCACTATGCACGCCGCGCTTCAGCGCGGCGCCAGCGCCCGCGCGGTTGACGCCATCGAGGCGCTGGCGGCAGGGCAGTCGCTCAATCAGGCGTCGTTCAATGAGGAGCCGCCATGA
- the accA gene encoding acetyl-CoA carboxylase carboxyl transferase subunit alpha produces MNPNYLDFEQPIAELQAKIEELRLVSSDSQVNLADEIERLEAKRRKLTESIFKDLTPWQVTQLARHPKRPYTLDYLEHVFTDFDELHGDRHFADDPALVGGIARLNDKPVMVIGHQKGRDVKEKVRRNFGMPRPEGYRKACRLMEMAERFRLPVFTFIDTPGAYPGIGAEERGQSEAIANNLAVMSRLKTPIISTVVGEGGSGGALAIGVCDELAMLQYSTYAVISPEGCASILWKSATKASEAAQAMGITAERLQELGFVDSLIKEPLGGAHCYYAQTAERVKESLSQSLERLEGLDTETLLARRYERLMSYGAPAA; encoded by the coding sequence ATGAATCCCAACTACCTCGATTTTGAACAGCCGATTGCCGAGTTACAGGCAAAAATTGAAGAACTGCGTCTGGTCAGCTCCGACAGTCAGGTCAACCTCGCCGATGAAATCGAACGTCTGGAGGCCAAGCGTCGCAAGCTGACCGAGTCCATCTTCAAGGATCTCACGCCCTGGCAGGTGACGCAGCTGGCACGCCACCCCAAGCGCCCCTATACGCTTGATTACCTCGAGCACGTATTTACCGATTTTGACGAGCTGCACGGCGACCGCCACTTTGCCGACGACCCGGCGCTGGTGGGCGGCATTGCGCGCCTGAATGACAAGCCGGTGATGGTGATTGGCCATCAGAAAGGCCGCGACGTCAAAGAAAAAGTGCGGCGTAATTTCGGTATGCCGCGCCCGGAAGGCTACCGCAAAGCCTGCCGTCTGATGGAAATGGCCGAGCGCTTTCGCCTGCCGGTATTCACCTTTATCGACACCCCCGGCGCCTACCCGGGCATCGGCGCCGAAGAGCGCGGTCAGTCCGAAGCGATTGCCAACAACCTTGCGGTGATGTCGCGGCTGAAAACCCCGATCATTTCTACCGTGGTCGGCGAAGGCGGCTCCGGCGGCGCGCTGGCGATTGGCGTATGCGACGAGCTGGCCATGCTGCAGTACTCGACCTACGCGGTGATTTCGCCGGAAGGCTGCGCCTCGATCCTGTGGAAGAGCGCGACCAAAGCCTCCGAAGCAGCACAGGCGATGGGCATTACCGCCGAGCGTCTGCAGGAGCTCGGCTTTGTCGACTCGCTGATCAAGGAGCCGCTGGGCGGCGCCCACTGCTACTACGCACAAACCGCCGAGCGGGTGAAAGAATCGCTCAGCCAAAGCCTTGAGCGGCTTGAAGGGCTGGATACCGAGACGCTGCTGGCACGTCGCTACGAGCGGCTGATGAGCTATGGCGCGCCCGCGGCATAA
- the tilS gene encoding tRNA lysidine(34) synthetase TilS has product MARPRHNTLPALLERALVETPPGRGVWVALSGGMDSSLLLTLAAEVCHAQGRALYALHVNHGLQDAAADFEHHCRALCRRLGVALTVARVAVSAKGMGVEGAAREARYAAFAQHLPQGDTLWLAQHRTDQAETWLLAALRGSGTRGLGAMPARRDSGGITLLRPWLEVPHRSLVDEAQAFERAGTLVWCDDPTNADTVFERNYLRHRVLPLLTQRWPHAERALGTAAHHMQDADALLEAYASEELATLKLAPDQLDAAALATRSRARQRLLVRTFCRQRGLATPPARRLDTLLDQLNAAADAQVHVAWPGACARLWRGRLYLLTETSLAEEPLTARAVQSEWWASRDGNALLKTPLTATWRRGGEVIRLAGRGRRDLKRLLAESGVPPWERDAVIVLWAGETCVAVLKAPDTLLYQAEGWRLTTHHAERRGPASGNG; this is encoded by the coding sequence ATGGCGCGCCCGCGGCATAACACGCTGCCCGCCCTGCTCGAACGCGCCCTGGTGGAGACCCCGCCGGGGCGCGGCGTTTGGGTGGCACTCTCCGGCGGGATGGATTCCTCATTGCTGCTGACGCTTGCCGCCGAGGTCTGCCACGCGCAGGGCCGCGCGCTTTACGCGCTGCACGTCAATCACGGCTTGCAGGACGCCGCCGCGGATTTTGAACACCACTGCCGCGCGCTGTGCCGGCGGCTGGGCGTGGCGCTGACGGTGGCGCGGGTGGCCGTGAGCGCTAAAGGCATGGGCGTGGAGGGTGCCGCCCGGGAGGCGCGTTACGCGGCCTTTGCCCAGCACCTGCCCCAAGGCGACACGCTGTGGCTGGCTCAGCACCGCACCGATCAGGCCGAAACCTGGCTGCTGGCCGCGCTGCGCGGCAGCGGGACGCGCGGGCTTGGCGCCATGCCAGCGCGCCGGGACAGTGGCGGCATAACGCTGTTGCGCCCGTGGCTGGAGGTGCCGCATCGCTCCCTTGTCGATGAAGCGCAGGCGTTTGAACGCGCCGGCACGCTTGTCTGGTGCGACGACCCCACCAACGCCGATACCGTCTTTGAGCGCAATTACCTGCGCCACCGCGTACTCCCCCTATTGACTCAGCGCTGGCCCCACGCCGAACGCGCGCTTGGCACCGCCGCCCATCACATGCAGGATGCTGACGCGCTGCTTGAGGCCTATGCCAGCGAAGAACTGGCTACGCTCAAACTCGCCCCCGATCAGCTCGACGCTGCCGCGCTGGCCACCCGCTCGCGGGCGCGCCAGCGGCTTTTGGTGCGCACCTTTTGCCGGCAGCGCGGGCTTGCCACACCGCCTGCGCGGCGGCTTGATACGCTGCTCGATCAGTTGAATGCCGCCGCCGATGCCCAGGTGCATGTTGCCTGGCCGGGCGCTTGCGCGCGGCTATGGCGCGGGCGGCTGTATTTGTTAACGGAAACGTCGTTGGCTGAAGAGCCGTTAACCGCACGCGCGGTGCAGTCAGAATGGTGGGCGAGCCGGGACGGCAACGCGCTGCTTAAAACGCCGCTGACCGCCACCTGGCGACGCGGCGGCGAGGTTATCCGGCTGGCCGGACGCGGCCGGCGGGATCTCAAGCGGCTGCTGGCCGAGAGTGGCGTGCCGCCCTGGGAGCGCGACGCAGTGATTGTGCTGTGGGCGGGGGAGACCTGCGTGGCCGTGCTCAAGGCGCCCGATACGCTGCTGTATCAGGCAGAAGGCTGGCGCTTGACGACGCATCATGCCGAGCGTCGAGGGCCGGCGAGCGGCAATGGCTAG
- the rho gene encoding transcription termination factor Rho, with amino-acid sequence MNLTELKQKTVPELLTIAREMGIDNLARSRKQDIIFAILKKHAKSGEDIYGDGVLEILQDGFGFLRSADSSYLAGPDDIYVSPSQIRRFNLRKGDCIAGKIRPPKDGERYFALLKVSQINFDRPENAKHKILFENLTPLFPDERMRMEIGNGSTEDLTARIIDLTAPIGKGQRGLLVSPPKAGKTLMLQNIATSITRNNPECHLIVLLIDERPEEVTEMSRTVRGEVVASTFDEPPARHVQVAEMVIEKAKRLVEHKKDVVILLDSITRLARAYNTVVPSSGKVLTGGVDAHALEKPKRFFGAARNIEEGGSLTIIATALVDTGSKMDEVIFEEFKGTGNMEAHLDRKLAEKRVFPSFNIRRSGTRREDLIASEDEMQRMWILRKLLHPMDDTGATEFLIDRLKDTKTNLEFFEAMKRR; translated from the coding sequence ATGAATCTTACCGAACTCAAGCAAAAAACTGTTCCCGAGCTGCTGACTATCGCCCGCGAAATGGGGATTGATAATCTGGCTCGTTCGCGCAAACAGGACATCATTTTCGCCATCCTCAAGAAGCACGCCAAAAGCGGCGAGGATATCTACGGCGACGGTGTGCTGGAAATCCTCCAGGACGGCTTTGGTTTTCTGCGCAGCGCCGACAGCTCCTATCTGGCCGGTCCAGACGATATCTACGTCTCGCCGTCGCAAATCCGCCGCTTTAACCTGCGCAAGGGTGACTGTATTGCCGGCAAGATTCGTCCGCCGAAAGACGGCGAGCGTTATTTTGCCCTGCTCAAGGTCAGCCAGATCAACTTCGATCGCCCGGAAAACGCCAAGCACAAGATTCTGTTCGAGAATCTGACGCCGCTGTTTCCCGACGAGCGGATGCGCATGGAGATCGGCAACGGCTCGACGGAAGACCTGACCGCGCGGATCATTGATCTCACCGCGCCGATCGGCAAGGGCCAGCGTGGCCTGCTGGTGTCGCCGCCCAAGGCGGGTAAGACGCTGATGTTGCAGAACATCGCCACGTCGATCACGCGCAACAATCCCGAGTGCCACCTGATCGTGCTGCTGATCGACGAGCGTCCGGAAGAAGTTACCGAAATGTCGCGCACCGTGCGCGGCGAAGTGGTGGCCTCGACCTTTGACGAACCGCCGGCGCGCCACGTTCAAGTCGCCGAGATGGTGATCGAAAAGGCCAAGCGGCTGGTCGAGCACAAAAAGGACGTAGTGATCCTGCTGGACTCCATCACTCGTCTGGCGCGGGCCTACAACACCGTAGTGCCCAGCTCGGGCAAGGTGCTGACCGGCGGCGTTGACGCCCACGCGCTGGAAAAACCCAAGCGCTTCTTCGGCGCGGCGCGCAACATCGAAGAGGGCGGCAGCCTGACGATCATCGCCACGGCGCTGGTGGATACCGGCTCCAAAATGGACGAGGTCATCTTCGAGGAGTTCAAGGGTACCGGCAACATGGAAGCCCATCTGGACCGCAAGCTGGCCGAAAAACGCGTCTTCCCGTCGTTCAATATTCGCCGCAGCGGCACCCGCCGCGAAGACCTGATCGCCTCGGAAGACGAAATGCAGCGCATGTGGATTTTGCGTAAGCTACTGCACCCGATGGACGACAC
- the ppx gene encoding exopolyphosphatase, translating to MPKDTPFSVADANNATLPSAPHVRQQPQRRAQERRATLKRVAAIDLGSNSFHLLVANCRQGRLQIVARRGEKVQLASGLGDDGQLDDAAIQRALGCLGRFSAFLRNIAPENLRIVGTNALREADNSRAFIDQAEAQLGYPIEIIAGREEARLIYLGAAHALAEHGRRLIVDIGGGSTELIIGEASEPLALESLRMGCVTFSRRFFADGKITSANMRRAELAALSELVHIQRAYQQLGWDELVGTSGTAKAVASVLYAHGDTPQQGIITRTGLHKLRKRLLDCKRLDKVALDGLKADRASILPAGVAVLTAIFEAFSLERMRFAEGALREGVLYDMVGRDHAADSRGKSIETLKYRYSVDPRQAHNVATTAGQLFDLARQTWPLGDEQRRYLCWAAELYELGLAVSHSRFHRHGAYLIEHSDMAGFSRPEQQLLAFLVRAHRRKFPQKECLMLPRARQQDAARLARLLRLAVLFNHSRPQQAPADLPVNIVDEVLEVALSPGDRDSLLGADLEQEAAYLDAAGYGLSLI from the coding sequence ATGCCCAAGGACACGCCTTTTTCCGTCGCCGACGCCAATAACGCTACCCTGCCCTCAGCTCCACATGTCAGGCAGCAGCCGCAACGTCGCGCACAGGAACGTCGCGCCACGTTAAAACGCGTGGCCGCCATTGATCTGGGCTCCAACAGCTTTCACCTGCTGGTGGCCAACTGCCGGCAAGGGCGCTTGCAGATCGTTGCCCGGCGCGGTGAAAAAGTCCAGCTGGCGTCGGGGCTTGGCGATGACGGCCAGCTCGACGATGCCGCGATACAGCGTGCGCTGGGCTGTCTGGGCCGCTTCTCTGCCTTTTTACGCAATATTGCCCCGGAAAACCTGCGCATTGTCGGCACCAATGCCCTGCGAGAAGCCGACAACAGCCGCGCCTTTATCGATCAGGCGGAAGCTCAGCTTGGCTATCCCATTGAAATCATTGCCGGCCGTGAAGAAGCCCGGCTTATCTATCTGGGCGCGGCGCATGCGCTAGCCGAGCACGGCCGGCGGCTGATAGTGGATATTGGTGGCGGTTCCACTGAACTCATCATTGGTGAAGCCTCCGAACCGCTGGCGCTGGAGAGTCTGCGAATGGGCTGCGTGACCTTCTCCCGGCGTTTTTTCGCTGACGGCAAGATAACCTCGGCGAACATGCGCCGTGCCGAACTGGCCGCGCTTTCCGAGCTCGTGCACATTCAGCGTGCCTATCAGCAGCTGGGCTGGGATGAGCTGGTGGGCACCAGCGGCACGGCCAAAGCGGTCGCCAGCGTGCTGTACGCGCACGGCGACACCCCTCAGCAGGGTATTATTACTCGTACCGGGCTGCATAAGCTGCGCAAACGCCTGCTGGACTGCAAACGCCTGGACAAAGTCGCGCTTGACGGGCTGAAGGCCGACCGCGCCAGCATTCTGCCCGCCGGTGTGGCAGTGCTCACCGCGATCTTTGAAGCCTTTTCCCTTGAACGCATGCGCTTTGCCGAGGGCGCCCTGCGTGAAGGCGTACTCTACGATATGGTGGGCCGCGACCACGCCGCAGACTCGCGCGGCAAAAGCATCGAGACGCTCAAGTACCGCTACAGCGTCGACCCGCGTCAGGCGCACAACGTGGCGACCACCGCAGGGCAGCTTTTTGACCTCGCGCGCCAGACCTGGCCACTGGGCGACGAACAGCGACGCTATTTGTGCTGGGCTGCCGAGCTGTATGAACTCGGCCTTGCCGTGTCGCACAGTCGCTTTCATCGTCACGGCGCGTACCTGATCGAACACTCCGACATGGCCGGCTTTTCCCGCCCCGAGCAGCAGCTGCTGGCTTTTCTGGTGCGCGCCCACCGGCGTAAATTCCCCCAGAAAGAGTGCCTGATGCTGCCCCGGGCCCGTCAGCAGGATGCCGCCCGTCTGGCGCGGCTGTTGCGCCTGGCCGTGTTGTTCAATCACTCGCGTCCGCAACAGGCACCGGCCGACCTGCCCGTCAACATTGTGGATGAGGTACTTGAAGTGGCGCTTTCACCCGGCGACCGCGATTCCTTGCTGGGTGCTGACCTGGAACAGGAAGCCGCCTACCTTGACGCCGCCGGCTATGGCCTCTCACTGATCTAG
- the dnaE gene encoding DNA polymerase III subunit alpha has product MTVPFVHLRVHSEFSLVDGLVKIKPLVSTTAEREMPALALTDETNLFGLVKFYTAAQGAGLKPIIGSDVWLANPHDAAHPYRLTLLAMNDTGYRNLTELISRGWTDGQRQGRALLDRRWVLEQSAGLIALSGGREGDIGRHLLSDHERDARALLDEWQAAFPERFYLELTRTGRPLEEDCVHLSVALALESGTPVVATNDVRFLERDDFWAHETRVAIGEGKALDDPRRENKYTEEQYLKSPDEMAELFADIPEALENSVMIARRCSVDVRLGEIFLPEFAIPEGMTQDEFFRKVSHDGLTERLDFLYPAERYPRDGADYREIDARYRERLDFELNIILQMGFPGYFLIVMDFIQWAKDNDVPVGPGRGSGAGSLVAYAQKITDLDPIKYDLLFERFLNPERVSMPDFDVDFCMEKRDLVIDYVARRYGRDAVSQIVTFGTMAAKAVVRDVARAQGKPYSLGDKLSKLIPFEVGMTLGKAIEAESALQEFIAADEDAEEIWEMALKLEGTTRGTGKHAGGVVIAPTKLTDFSPLLCDEDGSGLMVQFDKNDIEDAGLVKFDFLGLRTLTIIDWALEMVDKIRAVDDEAPLDIAAIPLDDKPTFEMLKKAETTAVFQLESRGMKELIKRLQPDSLDDMIALVALFRPGPLQSGMVDDFINRKHGRAEVSYPHPDYQHEVLKPVLAPTYGIILYQEQVMQIAQVMAGYSLGQADMLRRAMGKKKPEEMAKQRAGFMEGCAANDIGKDLAGNIFDLVEKFAGYGFNKSHSAAYALVSYQTAWLKAHYPGPFMAAVMSTEMDNLDKVVPLIEECRHLGLTVTPPDVNVGGYKFTVDTDGRVVYGLGAIRGVGEGPIGAIVEARESGGAFTDLFDFCRRLDPKRMNKRTLEALIRAGALDKLGDNRALLAASTEDALKAAAQNHTNQNLGMVDMFGEAFAPAEDRDVYADYRGVREWTDRERLSGEKDTLGLYLTGHPIDEYERELKRFVSTRISNLTPSREPQRVAGLVVGVRTMKSKRGDTMAFITLDDRTGRIEASLFGEAFEALRGQIETDQIIIVEGEVSTDDYAGGIKLRGKDVTPMVTARVRYGQSVDVALDATQVNGRLVASLRDSLTPHRDADGLPVRLQYRHPEATAWLALDDTWRVAPSDDLLLALRDVQGQTGVKLRYR; this is encoded by the coding sequence ATGACAGTTCCCTTTGTTCATCTGCGCGTTCACAGCGAGTTCTCTCTGGTCGACGGGCTGGTGAAAATCAAGCCGCTGGTGAGCACCACCGCCGAGCGCGAGATGCCGGCGCTGGCGCTGACCGATGAAACCAACCTGTTCGGGCTGGTCAAGTTCTACACCGCGGCCCAGGGCGCGGGGCTCAAGCCGATCATCGGCAGCGACGTGTGGCTGGCCAACCCTCACGACGCGGCGCACCCGTACCGCCTCACGCTGCTGGCGATGAACGACACCGGCTACCGCAACCTGACCGAGCTGATTTCCCGCGGCTGGACCGACGGCCAGCGCCAGGGGCGTGCGCTGCTGGACAGGCGCTGGGTGCTTGAGCAAAGCGCCGGGCTGATTGCGCTGTCCGGCGGCCGCGAAGGCGATATTGGCCGCCACCTGCTGAGCGATCACGAGCGCGATGCTCGGGCGCTGCTGGATGAATGGCAGGCGGCGTTTCCCGAGCGCTTTTATCTGGAACTGACGCGCACCGGTCGGCCGCTGGAAGAAGACTGCGTGCACTTAAGCGTAGCGCTGGCGCTGGAGTCGGGTACGCCGGTGGTGGCCACCAACGACGTGCGTTTTCTCGAGCGCGACGACTTCTGGGCGCACGAAACCCGGGTGGCCATCGGCGAGGGCAAGGCGCTGGACGATCCGCGCCGCGAAAACAAATATACTGAGGAGCAGTACCTCAAGAGCCCCGACGAAATGGCCGAGCTGTTTGCCGACATTCCCGAGGCGCTCGAAAACAGCGTGATGATTGCCCGGCGCTGCAGCGTTGACGTGCGCTTGGGCGAAATCTTTCTGCCCGAGTTTGCCATCCCCGAGGGCATGACCCAGGACGAATTTTTCCGCAAGGTGTCCCACGACGGGCTGACCGAACGGCTGGACTTTCTTTATCCCGCCGAGCGCTACCCCCGCGACGGCGCAGACTACCGCGAGATTGACGCCCGCTACCGCGAGCGGCTGGACTTCGAACTCAACATCATTCTGCAGATGGGCTTTCCCGGCTACTTCCTGATCGTCATGGACTTTATCCAATGGGCCAAGGATAACGACGTGCCGGTAGGACCGGGGCGCGGTTCGGGCGCCGGCTCGCTGGTGGCCTACGCGCAGAAGATCACCGACCTGGACCCGATCAAGTACGACCTGCTGTTCGAGCGTTTTCTCAACCCCGAACGTGTCTCCATGCCCGACTTTGACGTCGATTTCTGCATGGAAAAGCGCGACCTCGTGATTGACTACGTCGCCCGCCGCTACGGGCGCGACGCCGTCTCGCAGATCGTCACCTTCGGCACCATGGCGGCCAAGGCCGTGGTGCGCGACGTTGCCCGCGCCCAGGGCAAGCCGTATTCGCTGGGCGACAAGCTCTCCAAGCTGATCCCGTTTGAAGTGGGCATGACGCTGGGCAAGGCCATCGAGGCCGAGAGCGCGCTGCAGGAGTTTATCGCCGCCGATGAAGACGCCGAAGAAATCTGGGAGATGGCGTTAAAGCTCGAAGGCACCACGCGCGGCACCGGCAAGCACGCCGGCGGGGTGGTGATCGCGCCGACCAAGCTGACCGATTTCTCGCCGCTGCTGTGCGACGAAGACGGCTCGGGGCTGATGGTGCAGTTCGACAAGAACGACATCGAAGACGCCGGGCTGGTGAAGTTTGACTTTCTCGGCCTGCGTACCCTGACGATCATCGACTGGGCGCTGGAGATGGTCGACAAGATACGCGCCGTGGACGACGAGGCGCCGCTGGATATCGCCGCCATCCCGCTGGACGACAAGCCTACCTTCGAGATGCTCAAAAAGGCTGAAACCACCGCGGTGTTCCAGCTCGAATCCCGCGGCATGAAGGAGCTGATCAAGCGTCTGCAGCCGGATTCGCTCGACGACATGATCGCGTTGGTGGCGCTGTTCCGCCCCGGCCCCCTGCAGTCGGGCATGGTCGACGACTTTATCAACCGTAAGCACGGCCGCGCCGAAGTATCTTATCCACACCCGGATTATCAGCATGAGGTGTTGAAACCCGTGCTCGCGCCCACCTACGGCATCATCCTGTATCAGGAACAGGTCATGCAGATTGCCCAGGTGATGGCCGGCTACAGCCTGGGTCAGGCGGATATGCTGCGCCGCGCCATGGGCAAGAAAAAGCCCGAAGAAATGGCCAAGCAGCGCGCCGGCTTCATGGAAGGCTGCGCGGCAAACGACATCGGCAAAGATCTGGCGGGCAACATCTTCGATCTGGTGGAGAAGTTTGCCGGCTACGGCTTCAACAAGTCCCACTCGGCGGCCTACGCGCTGGTGTCGTATCAGACGGCGTGGCTCAAGGCGCACTATCCGGGGCCGTTCATGGCCGCGGTGATGTCCACGGAAATGGACAACCTCGACAAGGTCGTGCCGCTGATCGAAGAATGCCGCCACCTCGGGCTGACCGTCACGCCGCCGGACGTCAACGTCGGCGGCTACAAATTTACCGTGGATACCGACGGGCGCGTGGTGTACGGCCTGGGCGCGATTCGCGGGGTGGGCGAAGGCCCGATTGGCGCGATTGTCGAAGCGCGGGAAAGCGGCGGGGCGTTCACCGACCTGTTTGATTTCTGTCGCCGGCTTGACCCCAAGCGCATGAACAAGCGCACCCTTGAAGCCCTGATTCGCGCCGGCGCGCTGGATAAGCTGGGCGACAATCGCGCACTGCTGGCCGCCTCGACGGAAGACGCGCTCAAGGCCGCGGCGCAGAATCACACCAACCAGAATCTGGGCATGGTGGATATGTTCGGTGAGGCCTTTGCCCCGGCAGAGGATCGCGACGTTTACGCCGACTACCGCGGCGTGCGCGAATGGACCGACCGCGAGCGGCTGTCCGGTGAAAAAGATACCCTGGGGCTTTATCTGACCGGCCATCCGATTGATGAATACGAGCGCGAGCTAAAGCGCTTTGTTTCCACCCGCATCAGCAATTTGACGCCGTCGCGGGAGCCCCAGCGCGTGGCCGGGCTGGTGGTGGGCGTGCGTACGATGAAATCCAAACGCGGCGACACCATGGCGTTCATTACCCTGGACGACCGCACCGGGCGCATCGAGGCGTCGCTGTTTGGCGAGGCGTTCGAGGCGCTACGCGGCCAGATCGAGACCGATCAGATCATTATCGTGGAAGGCGAAGTCTCCACCGATGACTACGCGGGCGGGATCAAACTGCGCGGCAAGGACGTCACGCCGATGGTCACCGCGCGGGTGCGCTACGGGCAGTCGGTGGATGTGGCGCTGGACGCCACCCAGGTCAACGGTCGTTTGGTCGCCAGCCTGCGTGATAGCCTGACGCCACACCGCGACGCCGATGGCCTGCCGGTGCGCCTGCAATATCGCCATCCCGAGGCGACGGCGTGGCTGGCGCTCGATGACACCTGGCGGGTGGCGCCAAGTGATGACCTGCTGCTGGCGCTGCGCGATGTCCAGGGCCAGACCGGCGTCAAGCTGCGCTACCGCTGA
- the rnhB gene encoding ribonuclease HII, with translation MSHAERPKAKRTAVEYAPLEIAYQGERLAGIDEVGRGPLIGSVVAAAVILDPSRPIAGLTDSKKLSARRREALDIEIREHALSFAVAEASAAEVDALNIYHATHLAMRRAIDALAPAAEYLLVDGNRLPGHTLPGQAVVKGDARHAAIAAASILAKVARDAQMFELDARYPDYGFARHKGYPTQAHMAALERLGPLDEHRRSFAPVARQLALI, from the coding sequence ATGAGTCACGCCGAACGCCCCAAGGCCAAGCGCACCGCCGTTGAGTACGCCCCGCTCGAGATTGCCTATCAGGGCGAGCGGCTGGCCGGCATCGACGAAGTCGGGCGCGGGCCGCTGATCGGCAGCGTGGTGGCGGCCGCCGTGATCCTTGACCCGTCGCGGCCGATCGCCGGACTAACCGATTCGAAAAAACTCAGCGCGAGGCGCCGCGAAGCGCTGGACATCGAGATTCGTGAGCACGCGTTGAGCTTTGCCGTGGCCGAGGCCAGCGCGGCCGAAGTGGATGCGCTGAATATTTACCACGCCACGCATCTGGCCATGCGCCGCGCGATTGACGCCCTGGCGCCCGCGGCGGAGTATCTGCTGGTGGACGGCAACCGCCTGCCGGGGCATACGCTACCGGGGCAGGCGGTGGTCAAGGGCGATGCCCGCCACGCGGCCATTGCCGCCGCCTCGATACTTGCCAAGGTGGCCCGCGACGCCCAGATGTTTGAGCTGGACGCGCGCTACCCCGACTACGGCTTTGCCCGCCACAAGGGCTATCCTACCCAGGCGCACATGGCCGCCCTTGAGCGTCTGGGGCCGCTTGACGAGCACCGTCGCAGCTTCGCTCCGGTGGCTCGCCAGCTGGCGCTGATCTAG